The genomic stretch ATCGCCTCCTCCATCGTCCTCTCCGCCAAAAGGGGAAAATCCTCCTTGCGGACCCCGAGCTCCCGGAGCCCCTTCGGGAGCCCCAGGCTGCGGTTGAGGCCAAAAAGCGCCTTGAGCCCTGCCTCCGCGTTGTCGCGCTCGGCCCTCCAGGAGCG from uncultured Fretibacterium sp. encodes the following:
- a CDS encoding iron-containing alcohol dehydrogenase, giving the protein RSWRAERDNAEAGLKALFGLNRSLGLPKGLRELGVRKEDFPLLAERTMEEAIGRPNPRKYDKRDVLRLYEEAY